In Pantoea phytobeneficialis, one genomic interval encodes:
- a CDS encoding type II toxin-antitoxin system HipA family toxin, with protein sequence MMTDLSQLSRPIRQIEVYNGGEYSGRLLHEHGSYNFTYASPASRRVSLTMLPDNRMGYNASRLFNIFEMNIPEGYVRYHIAERLRRYVGSISDMLFLALQQDTGIGALSCVSDINLPRPTPEKLEDLLRWDHKESAFQYLLNKYLLQTTISGVQPKVMISSESRGTVLYPNLIAKTGDEEYPRLAENEFICMSLARACGLPVADFWLSDNKELFIMERFDIQGEKRLAMEDFCVLAGKTADHKYTGSYETGARIVSLFTRDQAQVELYWRYVLFSCMVGNGDAHLKNFSLVYQAEGAAMPQLSPLYDVVNTQIYPTNDNELALKLNKSKQFPDRDNLIKFGRELKIIHPERVLEEFADVISTQLTHCADFPELQAAIGRSLTRSGATNNLFMNTDVKRPKKRKTDVLLK encoded by the coding sequence ATGATGACTGATCTGAGCCAGCTCTCCCGACCCATTCGTCAGATTGAGGTCTATAACGGCGGTGAATACAGTGGCAGGCTGTTGCATGAACACGGCAGCTATAACTTCACCTATGCCAGTCCCGCCAGCCGTCGCGTGTCGCTGACCATGTTGCCGGATAACCGTATGGGTTATAACGCCAGCCGGTTGTTTAACATCTTTGAGATGAATATCCCGGAAGGGTACGTGCGTTACCATATCGCGGAGCGCTTGCGTCGCTACGTCGGTAGCATCTCCGACATGCTGTTTCTGGCATTGCAGCAAGATACCGGGATTGGCGCGCTTTCCTGCGTCAGCGATATCAATTTACCGCGTCCCACACCGGAGAAGCTGGAGGATTTACTGCGTTGGGATCATAAAGAGAGCGCCTTCCAGTATCTGTTGAACAAATATCTACTGCAAACCACCATCTCCGGTGTGCAGCCGAAAGTGATGATCAGCAGTGAAAGCCGGGGCACGGTGCTGTATCCCAATCTGATTGCGAAAACCGGTGATGAAGAGTATCCCCGCCTGGCGGAGAACGAGTTTATCTGTATGTCTCTGGCGCGCGCCTGTGGCTTGCCGGTAGCGGATTTTTGGCTATCAGATAACAAAGAATTGTTCATAATGGAGCGCTTTGATATTCAGGGAGAAAAGCGGCTGGCAATGGAAGATTTCTGCGTGCTGGCGGGTAAGACTGCGGATCATAAATACACGGGTTCATATGAAACCGGTGCCAGAATTGTCAGCCTGTTCACCCGCGACCAGGCGCAGGTCGAGCTGTACTGGCGCTATGTGTTGTTCAGTTGCATGGTGGGCAACGGTGATGCGCATCTGAAAAACTTTTCGCTGGTTTATCAGGCGGAAGGGGCAGCAATGCCACAACTCTCGCCATTATACGATGTGGTCAATACGCAGATTTACCCAACCAACGATAACGAACTGGCGTTAAAACTGAATAAAAGCAAACAATTTCCCGATCGGGACAACCTGATTAAATTTGGCCGCGAGTTAAAAATCATTCATCCCGAGCGAGTGCTGGAGGAGTTTGCCGATGTCATCAGCACCCAACTGACGCATTGTGCTGACTTCCCTGAATTGCAGGCTGCCATTGGACGCTCGCTGACCCGCAGCGGCGCAACTAACAACCTGTTCATGAATACCGATGTGAAAAGGCCGAAGAAAAGAAAGACCGATGTATTGCTGAAGTGA
- a CDS encoding polysaccharide deacetylase family protein: MAKEILCAFGVDVDAVAGWLGSYGGEDSPDDISRGLFAGEVGAPRLLKMFAEQNLRTTWFIPGHSIETFPEQMKAVVNAGHEIGIHGYSHENPIAMTPAQEEAVLDRSIELVTQLAGKRPTGYVAPWWEFSNVTNELLLKKGIKYDHSLMHNDFRPYYVRVGDSWTKIDYSQHPDSWMKPLQRGAETDLVEIPANWYLDDLPPMMFIKKSPNSHGFVNPRHLEEMWRDQFDWVYRENDYAVFTMTIHPDVSGRPQVLLMLERLIQYIRSHEGVRFVTFDEIADDFKQRQPR, translated from the coding sequence ATGGCCAAAGAAATCCTTTGCGCATTTGGTGTAGACGTCGATGCTGTTGCCGGTTGGTTGGGTTCTTACGGCGGCGAAGATTCCCCTGATGATATCTCTCGCGGCTTGTTTGCCGGTGAAGTCGGCGCGCCACGTCTGCTGAAGATGTTTGCCGAGCAGAATCTGCGTACCACCTGGTTTATTCCCGGCCACTCGATTGAAACCTTCCCCGAGCAAATGAAAGCGGTGGTGAATGCCGGTCATGAAATCGGTATTCACGGCTACAGCCATGAAAATCCCATCGCCATGACGCCAGCGCAGGAAGAGGCGGTGCTGGATCGCAGCATCGAACTGGTGACCCAACTGGCAGGCAAACGTCCGACCGGCTATGTCGCCCCCTGGTGGGAATTCAGCAACGTCACCAACGAGTTACTGCTGAAGAAGGGTATCAAATATGACCACAGCCTGATGCATAACGATTTCCGTCCTTACTATGTGCGCGTCGGCGATAGCTGGACCAAAATCGACTACAGCCAGCACCCCGATAGCTGGATGAAGCCGTTACAACGCGGAGCAGAAACCGATCTGGTGGAGATCCCGGCCAACTGGTATCTCGACGATCTACCGCCGATGATGTTTATCAAAAAATCCCCCAACAGCCACGGTTTTGTTAACCCGCGTCATCTGGAAGAGATGTGGCGTGATCAGTTTGACTGGGTTTACCGCGAGAACGACTACGCGGTGTTCACCATGACCATCCATCCCGACGTGTCTGGCCGCCCACAGGTGTTGCTGATGCTGGAGCGTCTGATCCAGTACATCCGTAGCCACGAAGGCGTCCGTTTCGTCACCTTCGATGAGATTGCCGACGACTTTAAACAGCGCCAACCGCGCTAA
- a CDS encoding ABC transporter substrate-binding protein, which produces MNSAAVVNDQLTLRVLGTSVTLLEMLRVRAEQDLGIKIEYMLRSVEDAQRIAVMHPESYDLYDQWFHNIDFVWPARAIQPLEIKRLTWWDEVNALAKTGTLNTDGVLADGSVPSQRLYVQRDLHLGSQPSDHISMLPLTHNADSFAYHVDRLPAALQGAEESWGWLLHPALTGQVALQEDAAMGGLDAALAMQGAGLARFANTGNLTLEEIDVLTQALSRLNRHGHFAAFWATQEQACDLIENRQVEVQSLWAPIYFRHHFHQRGYKMAHPREGYRAWYGGMSLSRCATGRIKDAAYAYLNWWQSGWPGAVMARQGYYISNPERSRAHLSTAEWDFWYGGKPAAEMLYDAWGAPLIPEGESRDGGSYEQRMSHIAVWNSVMDEHNYLTRRWQDFLRS; this is translated from the coding sequence ATGAATTCTGCGGCAGTGGTCAACGACCAACTGACCTTACGCGTGCTCGGAACCTCCGTCACGCTGCTGGAGATGCTGCGCGTGCGCGCGGAGCAGGATCTCGGCATCAAAATTGAATATATGCTGCGCAGCGTCGAAGATGCGCAGCGCATCGCGGTGATGCATCCCGAAAGTTATGACCTGTACGACCAATGGTTCCACAACATCGATTTTGTCTGGCCTGCACGCGCCATCCAACCGCTGGAGATTAAGCGGCTGACCTGGTGGGACGAAGTCAATGCCCTGGCAAAAACCGGCACCCTCAACACCGATGGGGTGCTGGCCGATGGCAGCGTGCCATCGCAACGCTTATATGTGCAACGTGATTTGCACCTCGGTAGCCAGCCAAGCGATCACATCAGTATGCTGCCGCTGACCCACAATGCGGATAGCTTCGCTTATCACGTTGACCGGCTGCCTGCGGCCTTGCAGGGCGCAGAGGAGAGCTGGGGGTGGTTGCTGCATCCGGCGCTTACCGGCCAGGTCGCGTTGCAGGAAGATGCCGCGATGGGGGGACTCGATGCGGCGCTGGCGATGCAGGGCGCGGGGCTGGCGCGGTTTGCCAACACCGGCAACCTGACGCTGGAAGAGATTGATGTGCTGACGCAGGCGCTGTCGCGCCTTAATCGCCACGGGCATTTCGCCGCGTTCTGGGCCACCCAGGAGCAGGCGTGTGATTTGATTGAAAACCGTCAGGTGGAGGTGCAGAGTCTGTGGGCACCGATCTACTTCCGTCACCACTTCCATCAACGTGGTTATAAGATGGCGCATCCGCGCGAAGGCTATCGTGCATGGTATGGCGGCATGTCGTTGTCACGTTGCGCCACCGGCAGAATTAAAGACGCGGCTTACGCTTACCTGAACTGGTGGCAATCCGGCTGGCCGGGAGCGGTGATGGCGCGCCAGGGCTATTACATCTCTAACCCGGAGCGCAGCCGCGCGCATCTCTCTACCGCCGAGTGGGATTTCTGGTATGGCGGCAAACCCGCCGCAGAAATGCTTTACGACGCATGGGGCGCACCGTTGATACCGGAAGGCGAAAGCCGTGACGGCGGCAGCTATGAACAACGGATGAGCCATATCGCGGTGTGGAACTCGGTGATGGATGAACACAATTATCTGACACGCCGCTGGCAGGATTTTTTGCGTTCGTAA
- a CDS encoding MFS transporter, protein MSIFKKISVNGWQPQQLTIRDVKFATWIAFFAWVFAVYDFILFGTLLPEIGGHFGWSEVEQAEIATWVAVGGAVIALAIGPLVDRLGRRMGIVVTVGGAAICSLLTAVGGAWGKGALTAIRSVAGLGYAEQTVNATYLSELYTAIDDPKLNKRKGFVYSLVQGGWPVGALVASALTAILMPIIGWQGSFIFAALPSLVIAVLALKLKETPQFQVQKKIQQLRAEGNDRDARQVADDYQVSYEEQHNAGLAAAFRGPSLRATLVLGGAVLINWFAIQIFSVLGTTVITKTHDVSFNNSLLILILSNLVGYCGYLVHGWLGDRIGRRNTIAVGWMLGGVSFAAMLYCPDNFATIVALYSIGLFFLIGPYAAALFFISESFPTAIRATAGALIGAMGPVGAIIAGVGTTSVLSSGGHWQDAALWFGAVPCFISGIIMFFARAHAPQRAGVSSAVTTA, encoded by the coding sequence ATGAGCATCTTTAAGAAAATCTCCGTAAATGGCTGGCAGCCGCAGCAGTTGACCATCAGGGACGTAAAATTTGCCACCTGGATTGCTTTTTTCGCCTGGGTTTTTGCTGTTTATGATTTCATCCTGTTTGGCACCCTGCTGCCGGAAATCGGCGGCCATTTCGGCTGGAGCGAGGTTGAGCAGGCGGAAATCGCCACCTGGGTGGCGGTCGGCGGAGCGGTGATTGCACTGGCAATTGGCCCATTGGTCGACCGTCTCGGTCGCCGCATGGGGATTGTGGTCACCGTCGGGGGCGCGGCGATCTGCTCGCTGCTGACCGCTGTCGGTGGTGCCTGGGGTAAAGGCGCGCTGACCGCGATTCGTTCGGTGGCGGGGCTGGGTTATGCCGAGCAGACCGTCAATGCAACCTACCTGTCTGAGCTTTACACCGCCATCGACGACCCGAAACTCAATAAACGCAAAGGTTTTGTTTACAGCCTGGTGCAGGGCGGCTGGCCGGTAGGGGCGCTGGTGGCCTCGGCGCTGACGGCGATTCTGATGCCGATCATCGGCTGGCAGGGCAGCTTTATCTTTGCCGCGCTGCCGTCACTGGTGATTGCGGTTCTGGCGTTGAAACTGAAAGAAACTCCGCAATTCCAGGTCCAGAAAAAGATCCAGCAACTGCGCGCTGAAGGTAACGATCGCGATGCCCGCCAGGTTGCAGACGATTATCAGGTTTCATATGAAGAACAGCACAACGCCGGTCTGGCTGCTGCCTTCCGTGGCCCGTCACTGCGCGCCACGCTGGTGTTAGGCGGTGCGGTGTTAATCAACTGGTTTGCCATCCAGATTTTTAGCGTACTCGGCACCACGGTGATCACCAAAACCCATGACGTTTCCTTTAACAACTCGCTGCTGATCCTGATTCTCTCTAACCTCGTGGGCTACTGCGGCTATCTCGTGCACGGCTGGCTCGGCGATCGCATTGGCCGTCGCAACACCATTGCGGTTGGCTGGATGCTGGGCGGCGTCTCCTTTGCCGCGATGCTTTACTGCCCGGATAACTTCGCCACTATCGTTGCCCTGTACAGCATCGGCCTGTTTTTCCTGATTGGCCCCTACGCAGCAGCGCTGTTCTTTATCAGTGAAAGTTTCCCGACCGCCATCCGTGCCACGGCCGGTGCGTTGATTGGTGCGATGGGACCGGTCGGCGCGATTATCGCCGGTGTCGGTACGACCAGCGTCCTGAGTAGTGGTGGACACTGGCAGGATGCTGCGCTGTGGTTCGGTGCTGTCCCGTGCTTTATCTCCGGCATCATTATGTTTTTCGCTCGCGCACATGCACCACAACGCGCGGGTGTCAGTTCAGCGGTCACCACCGCTTAA
- a CDS encoding CobW family GTP-binding protein: MDYQEKLPLHVLSGFLGSGKTTLLKGWLAQQNLNEVALLVNEFGEVGIDHHLLNEVAPDTVLLPSGCVCCQIRGELKTALLDLFERRTRGLLPPFKQVILETTGLADPSPILSTLLHDRQLQHHFIQGTLVTLVDAEHARMQADVQPEWLAQVSAADKLLISKSDRINPSQQTLLADWLGQLNPLAQLSDTRTALNDPHSLFLLPLRSGSRQQRFRWLGACANDGYRLAPTTHSVSHPVTQTCVITLHQSLNWPAFAIWLSMLLHCHGRTVLRMKGILRVSDSSTPIVIHGVQHTLHPPVHLHDWPGELESSKLVFILRGLEADRLQQAFSRYLRAFEEP; the protein is encoded by the coding sequence ATGGATTATCAGGAAAAGTTACCCTTACACGTACTGAGCGGCTTCCTTGGCAGCGGTAAAACCACCTTGCTGAAAGGCTGGCTGGCGCAACAAAACCTGAATGAGGTCGCGTTGCTGGTCAATGAGTTCGGCGAAGTGGGTATTGACCACCATTTGCTGAATGAAGTGGCACCGGATACCGTGCTGCTGCCGAGTGGCTGCGTCTGCTGTCAGATCCGTGGCGAGTTGAAAACCGCGCTGCTCGATCTGTTTGAACGTCGCACGCGTGGCCTGCTGCCACCGTTTAAGCAGGTGATTCTGGAAACCACCGGACTCGCCGACCCCTCGCCGATTCTTTCAACGCTGCTGCACGATCGACAACTCCAGCATCATTTCATTCAGGGCACGCTGGTGACACTGGTGGATGCGGAACATGCGCGTATGCAGGCGGATGTACAACCTGAATGGCTGGCGCAGGTTAGCGCGGCAGATAAATTGCTGATAAGCAAAAGCGATCGCATCAACCCATCGCAGCAGACCTTGCTGGCTGACTGGCTAGGTCAGCTCAACCCACTGGCACAACTTAGCGATACGCGTACGGCGCTGAACGACCCGCATAGCCTGTTTCTCCTGCCGTTACGCAGCGGTTCACGCCAACAGCGTTTTCGCTGGCTGGGTGCCTGCGCGAATGATGGCTACCGGCTGGCACCGACGACGCACAGCGTTTCACATCCGGTTACGCAAACCTGCGTGATCACTCTGCATCAGTCGTTAAACTGGCCAGCATTTGCTATCTGGCTGTCAATGCTATTACATTGCCACGGTCGCACGGTGCTGCGGATGAAGGGCATTTTACGTGTCAGCGACAGCAGCACGCCGATTGTTATCCACGGTGTGCAACACACCTTACATCCGCCGGTACATCTGCACGACTGGCCCGGTGAGCTGGAGAGTTCAAAACTGGTATTTATTTTGCGCGGTCTGGAGGCCGATCGCCTGCAACAGGCGTTCAGCCGCTACCTGCGGGCGTTTGAGGAGCCATAA
- a CDS encoding SDR family NAD(P)-dependent oxidoreductase: MHLTSSTQPVAAISGAASGIGLALATLYAQRGVNVIAGYYPADPHDPALAAAQVEAAGGNALWLPLDVASTDSVDAFIAQGVQHFGRLDYMVANAGILRRAPIEEMSDARWDDMLNVDLTGVMRCFRAATPHLHAGASLVAVSSIAGGVYGWQDHAHYAAAKAAVPGICRSLAVELAPRGVRCNAIIPGLIETPQSLDKQNSLGPEGLAKAASAIPLARVGRPEEIAKVIAFLTSEESSYLTGQSLIVDGGLTVRWPD, translated from the coding sequence ATGCACCTTACGTCCTCAACTCAACCGGTTGCCGCTATCAGCGGCGCCGCCAGCGGAATTGGCCTGGCGCTGGCTACGCTCTACGCCCAGCGTGGCGTTAACGTGATCGCCGGTTACTATCCCGCCGATCCGCACGATCCGGCCTTAGCGGCGGCGCAGGTAGAAGCCGCCGGGGGCAATGCCCTCTGGCTACCGCTGGATGTGGCCTCGACTGACTCGGTAGATGCGTTTATCGCGCAGGGCGTGCAGCACTTTGGTCGTCTCGATTATATGGTGGCGAATGCCGGTATCCTGCGTCGCGCGCCGATTGAAGAGATGAGCGACGCACGCTGGGATGACATGTTAAACGTCGATCTGACCGGCGTGATGCGCTGTTTCCGTGCGGCCACGCCGCATCTGCACGCCGGAGCCAGTCTGGTGGCGGTTTCCTCCATTGCCGGTGGCGTTTACGGTTGGCAAGACCATGCTCATTATGCTGCCGCCAAAGCGGCAGTGCCGGGCATCTGTCGTTCGCTGGCGGTGGAACTGGCACCGCGCGGCGTGCGCTGTAATGCCATCATTCCCGGCTTGATCGAAACGCCGCAATCGCTGGATAAGCAGAACTCTCTTGGCCCGGAAGGGTTGGCAAAAGCAGCCAGCGCTATTCCGCTGGCGCGGGTGGGGCGACCGGAAGAGATCGCCAAAGTGATTGCCTTCCTTACCAGTGAAGAGAGCAGCTATCTCACCGGACAAAGCCTGATTGTTGATGGCGGTCTGACGGTACGCTGGCCGGATTAA
- a CDS encoding helix-turn-helix domain-containing protein, whose protein sequence is MLPGMKAIGLKCRERRKAKGWTQQVAASRAGIHRTLVSEIENGAYTGSLKAFTLYLTAMDLMLTVQTAGLPQLDELEALFDDD, encoded by the coding sequence ATGTTGCCAGGTATGAAAGCCATCGGCCTGAAATGTCGCGAACGGCGCAAAGCCAAAGGCTGGACCCAACAGGTCGCGGCCTCACGCGCGGGCATTCATCGCACGCTGGTTTCAGAGATCGAGAACGGTGCCTACACTGGCTCGCTCAAGGCGTTTACCCTTTATCTCACCGCGATGGATTTGATGCTGACGGTACAAACCGCGGGTTTACCGCAGTTGGATGAGCTGGAGGCGTTGTTTGATGATGACTGA
- the malF gene encoding maltose ABC transporter permease MalF, whose amino-acid sequence MSGKPQTGSTLLKGLLVGICCLLVGYLLVLMYIQGEYLFALISLVISALGIWIYANRRAYAWRYVYPGIAGMGLFVLFPLVCTVAIAFTNYSSTNQLTLERAQQVLLSRQYQDGAGLNFNLIAAGDRWQLVLTEADSGQTYVSAPFAFGGEQSLKLTVATPPAGERANLRVITTHRQALSQIHAELPDGRQLVMSSLRQFSGTRPLYLLSDDGRLKNQQSGVFYRANGLSGFYQSVNADGSWGSEKLSPGFTVNTGWKNFIRVFTDEGIQKPFLAIFGWTLIFSLLTVVLTVAVGMVLACLVQWEALRGKAVYRVMLILPYAVPAFISILIFKGLFNQSFGEINVMLKTLFGFQPAWFSDPTLARAMLVIVNTWLGYPYMMILCMGLLKAIPDDLYEASAMDGAGPLQNFFLITLPLLLKPLMPLMIASFAFNFNNFVLVQLLTNGGPDRLGTTTPAGYTDLLVNYTWRIAFEGGGGQDFGLAAAIATLIFLLVGALAVINLKAVRMKFD is encoded by the coding sequence ATGTCAGGAAAACCGCAAACGGGAAGCACGTTGCTGAAGGGCCTTCTCGTCGGGATCTGCTGTCTGCTGGTCGGCTACCTGTTGGTGCTGATGTATATCCAGGGTGAATATCTGTTTGCCCTGATTTCGCTGGTTATCAGTGCGCTTGGTATCTGGATCTATGCCAACCGCCGTGCGTATGCCTGGCGCTACGTTTATCCCGGTATCGCCGGGATGGGTTTGTTTGTGCTGTTCCCGCTGGTTTGTACCGTCGCCATTGCGTTTACCAACTACAGCAGCACCAACCAACTGACGCTGGAACGTGCGCAGCAGGTGTTGCTGAGTCGCCAGTATCAGGACGGTGCTGGGTTAAATTTCAACCTGATTGCAGCAGGTGACCGCTGGCAGCTGGTACTGACCGAGGCCGATAGCGGCCAAACCTACGTTTCAGCGCCGTTTGCCTTCGGGGGTGAACAGTCACTGAAACTCACGGTCGCCACGCCGCCTGCCGGTGAACGTGCCAATTTGCGTGTTATCACCACCCATCGTCAGGCGCTCAGTCAAATCCATGCGGAACTGCCGGATGGACGTCAACTGGTGATGAGTTCCCTGCGCCAGTTTTCCGGTACACGCCCGCTTTATCTGCTGAGTGATGATGGGCGGTTGAAAAACCAACAAAGCGGCGTGTTCTATCGCGCCAACGGGCTGAGCGGTTTTTATCAGAGCGTCAATGCCGACGGTAGCTGGGGCAGCGAGAAACTCAGTCCCGGGTTTACGGTAAATACCGGCTGGAAAAACTTTATCCGCGTCTTTACCGATGAAGGGATCCAAAAACCATTCCTGGCGATCTTCGGCTGGACGTTGATCTTTTCGCTGCTGACCGTGGTGCTCACGGTCGCCGTGGGGATGGTGCTGGCCTGCCTGGTGCAGTGGGAAGCGTTGCGCGGCAAAGCGGTCTACCGCGTGATGTTGATCCTGCCGTATGCCGTTCCGGCATTTATCTCGATCCTGATCTTTAAAGGATTGTTTAATCAGAGCTTCGGCGAAATCAACGTGATGCTGAAGACGCTGTTTGGCTTTCAACCTGCGTGGTTCAGCGATCCGACGCTGGCGCGCGCCATGCTGGTGATCGTCAATACCTGGCTGGGCTATCCCTACATGATGATCTTGTGCATGGGGCTGTTAAAAGCGATCCCGGACGATCTTTATGAAGCCTCAGCGATGGACGGGGCCGGGCCGTTGCAGAATTTCTTTTTGATCACCCTGCCGTTGTTACTGAAGCCGTTGATGCCGCTCATGATCGCCAGCTTTGCCTTTAACTTTAATAACTTCGTGCTGGTGCAATTGTTGACCAATGGTGGCCCCGACCGGCTTGGCACCACCACCCCGGCGGGTTACACCGACCTGCTGGTTAACTACACCTGGCGTATCGCCTTTGAAGGCGGCGGCGGTCAGGACTTTGGTCTGGCGGCGGCGATAGCCACCCTGATCTTCCTGCTGGTGGGCGCACTGGCGGTGATTAACCTGAAAGCCGTGCGGATGAAATTCGATTAA
- the malG gene encoding maltose ABC transporter permease MalG, which produces MAMVQPKSQKLRLLLTHLVLLAFIAAILFPLLMVVAISLRAGNFATGSLIPDQVSWEHWRLALGFSVEHADGSVTPPPFPVLLWLWNSVKIAGISALGIVALSTTCAYAFARMRFTGRASLLKGMLIFQMFPAVLSLVALYALFDRLGQYLPFLGLNTHGGVIFAYLGGIALHVWTIKGYFETIDGSLEEAAALDGATPWQAFRLVLLPLSVPILAVVFILAFIAAVTEVPVASLLLRDVNSYTLAVGMQQYLNPQNYLWGDFAAAAVLSAIPITLVFLLAQRWLVSGLTAGGVKG; this is translated from the coding sequence ATGGCGATGGTACAACCCAAATCGCAGAAATTGCGCCTGCTGCTGACGCATCTGGTGTTGCTGGCCTTTATCGCGGCAATCCTGTTCCCGCTGCTGATGGTGGTGGCGATCTCGCTGCGTGCCGGAAACTTTGCCACCGGGAGTTTAATCCCGGATCAGGTGTCGTGGGAACACTGGCGGCTGGCGCTCGGCTTCAGCGTCGAGCACGCCGATGGCAGCGTGACGCCCCCGCCCTTCCCGGTGCTGCTGTGGCTGTGGAACTCGGTCAAAATTGCCGGTATCAGCGCACTCGGCATCGTGGCGCTCTCCACCACCTGTGCGTATGCCTTTGCCCGTATGCGCTTCACCGGACGCGCCAGCCTGTTGAAAGGCATGCTGATCTTCCAGATGTTTCCGGCGGTGTTGTCGCTGGTGGCGCTTTACGCGTTGTTTGATCGTCTGGGCCAGTACCTGCCGTTCCTCGGCCTGAATACCCACGGTGGCGTGATCTTTGCCTATCTGGGGGGCATCGCCCTGCACGTCTGGACCATCAAAGGCTATTTCGAAACCATTGACGGTTCGCTGGAAGAGGCCGCCGCCCTGGATGGCGCGACGCCGTGGCAGGCGTTTCGTCTGGTGTTACTGCCGCTGTCGGTGCCGATCCTGGCGGTGGTGTTTATCCTCGCCTTTATTGCAGCCGTTACCGAGGTGCCAGTGGCTTCGTTGCTGTTGCGCGACGTCAACAGCTACACGCTGGCGGTGGGGATGCAGCAATATCTCAATCCACAGAACTACCTGTGGGGTGACTTCGCCGCTGCGGCGGTGCTTTCCGCCATCCCGATTACGCTGGTGTTTCTGCTGGCGCAGCGCTGGCTGGTCAGCGGTCTGACCGCCGGGGGTGTCAAGGGTTAA
- a CDS encoding SDR family NAD(P)-dependent oxidoreductase — protein MQLQNKRCVITGAASGIGAAIAVLFAREGARLILTDRDADKLAWQVTQCQQLGAECHAVVADVGEIKGATAGVDACLTRFDGIDVLVNNAGMLTQARCTEITLAMWEEMMAVDLRSVFLATQRALPVMQAQRWGRVINIASQLGIKGGAELCHYAAAKAGVIGFTKSLALEVSADNVLVNAIAPGPIETPLIDGINQAWKQAKAAELPLGRFGRAEEVAPVALLLASEPGGNLFVGQTLGPNSGDVMP, from the coding sequence ATGCAATTGCAGAATAAACGTTGTGTGATTACCGGCGCGGCCAGCGGCATTGGGGCGGCGATTGCCGTCCTGTTCGCCCGTGAGGGGGCGAGGTTGATATTGACCGATCGTGACGCCGATAAACTGGCGTGGCAGGTGACGCAATGCCAGCAGCTCGGTGCGGAGTGTCACGCGGTGGTGGCGGATGTTGGTGAGATCAAGGGTGCCACCGCTGGCGTAGACGCCTGCCTCACGCGTTTTGACGGTATTGATGTGCTGGTCAATAACGCCGGGATGTTAACTCAGGCGCGTTGCACGGAGATCACCCTGGCGATGTGGGAAGAGATGATGGCGGTGGATCTGCGTAGCGTGTTTCTCGCCACTCAACGGGCGCTGCCCGTCATGCAGGCTCAGCGCTGGGGCAGGGTGATTAACATCGCCTCGCAGCTGGGGATCAAAGGAGGCGCGGAGTTGTGTCACTATGCCGCCGCCAAAGCCGGTGTGATTGGGTTTACCAAATCGCTGGCGCTGGAAGTCTCGGCGGATAACGTGTTGGTCAACGCCATCGCCCCCGGCCCGATTGAGACGCCACTGATTGATGGCATCAATCAGGCATGGAAGCAGGCCAAAGCGGCTGAATTGCCGCTGGGACGCTTTGGTCGTGCTGAAGAAGTGGCACCGGTAGCGCTGCTGCTCGCCAGTGAACCCGGCGGCAACTTGTTTGTCGGCCAGACGCTGGGACCCAATTCTGGCGATGTGATGCCCTGA